A window of Betaproteobacteria bacterium genomic DNA:
CATCTATCTCGGCGGAGTTGCGCTCCACCTCGGAGGCCCCCGCTCGCAATTCGAGCCGGGCGGCGAGCGCGGCCAAACGCACATTCCCAGGCGGGGGACTCTTCGGAACGAAACTTGGTGCTCGATCGGTGGCAAAGGTGCCGAAGCGGGCCGGCCCAGGCATTACATTGACCATCGCTTCGGCAGCGCCTATTTCGGCCGCGAACGGCCGGGGTCGTGGCCGGTGCACGCGCGACTTCGACCTTCGCACGCAGCACCTCCGCTTGTGCCCTTCTTCCCTCGTCACAGCGGGCAGCCGCGGCGGCCACCATCTGGCGGGCTAACGCGCGATGCTCCGCGGTCACGCGGGCAACTCCTGCGCGGAAACACGCGCGCACAATGCGATGCTCGCGAGCGCCGCGAGCCATCGCGAAAACGCCAGGAGCTGGCGCGGAACCGCTCGCCAACGTCCTGTACTGGCTAAATGCTGTCATCTCTTCGCAACACCTCCTCCGGCAAGTATCAAATGAATTGCCGAAATCGCTTTAAGAATAAATGAAGAAGCGCTGCGACGTATCCTGGCTCTTGCAGACGGCCGCATGCACAATGCCGAGTAAGGAGAAAATTGCTCTTGTCACTGGAGATCCCCGAAATGTCTGAGGCCACGGCGCACCCCGAACCAGAGGACTGCGACACCGATTACCGTGCGGCCACATCGATCGAGGCATTGAACCGCACGTGCTACTGCCTGACCCTGGATGAGGAAGCATTGCGACGCGGGCTTGAAGCGGACCTGGGCACCCGCGGCCTGTCCATTGCCATGATCGAGACTCACCCGCATCTTTTCTCGCCGGTGCCGGTGTTCGTCTCTCGCGAACATTTCGAATTCATGGCGCGGATCATCGGCGCGGTGGAAACCGTTGTCGCAACATCGCGTTTCCGCCGCGCTGGCATGGGCTCCCGAAATTGCACACTTCGATCCGGGTTCGCCCGGCGGCCTCCTGGGATACGACTTTCACCTGGGTATCGCAGGGCCGCAACTGATAGAGATCAATACGAATCCGGGCGGCGCGCTTCTCAACGCGGTTCTGGGGCGTGCGCAACGCGCCTGTTGCGCGGACGTGGCCGGGCTCGCGATGGCGCCGCTGGAAACCGGCGCCATCGAGGACGCGCTGTTCGAGATATTCATGGGCGAATGGCGCGCGCAGCGCAAGAACGCCCAGCTATTGACCGTGGCGATCGCCGATGAGACGCCGGAACAGCAGTATCTCTATCCAGAATTCCTACTCTACCTGCAACTCTTCAGGCGGCACGGTATCTAGGTGACGATATGCGATCCTCGTGATTTCACCAGGAACAACGCCCGATTGTGGCATGTAAGCCAGCCTATCGACTTCGTATACAACCGGCTGACGGATTTCGCGCTGGAGCAACCCGCACAGGCCGCGCTTAAATTCGCGTACCTTGGCGGCGAGGTTGTCGTGAGCCCTCATCCGCGCGCGCATGCGCTTTACGCGGACAAGCGCAACCTCACCTTGCTCTGCGACGAGACGTTCTTGCGCTCGTCGGGCGCCGCCGATGACGCGATTTCCACATTGCTCGCCGCGATCCCGCGCACCGAGATCATGACGGCAGGGAACAAGGATGAATTGTGGGCGAAGCGTCGCGAGCTCTTCTTTAAACCTGCCGCCGGCTACGGCAGCAAGGCCGCCTATCGCGGCGACAAGCTCACGAAGCGGGTGTGGGAGGAAATGGCAACGAGACCCTACGTTGCCCAGGCGCTGGTTGCACCCAGCGAACGCCACGTCGCGGGCATCCATGGGGCCACGGCACTGAAAGCCGATGTTCGCAACTACTCCTACAGAGGGGCGGTAAAGATCGTCGCGGCGCGACTGTATCAGGGACAAACCACTAACTTCCGCACGCAAGGAGGAGGCTTCGCACCGGTATTCACGCAGGCCGTATAACTCCGGGTCCACGGATCCGCGCAGATCCGAGGTAGCCCTTGTGCCGCAGAATGTCCGTTCAAAATCTTCGCCTAAACTGGCAGCAGTCAATCCGTAAGCGGCTAAGATGTGCGAGAAAGCGATTACGGAACCCACCGAGGTTGCGTTCCGGCGAATCTGGATTTCGTTTCCAGTGAAGAACAGAAAGCTCGCCGTGTATGCTGGCGCGCGCCGGGTTTTACTTCCCCTTGCGTAATCGCAGCGCGTTGCTAATGACCGATACCGAACTGAAACTCATCGCCAGGGCCGCTATCAAGGGCGACAGAAGCCAGCCAGTGAAGGGATACAACAACCCCGCCGCGATGGGTACGCCCAGCGCGTTGTAGATAAACGCGAAGCCCAGGTTCTGTTTCATGTTGGCGACCGTTGCCTCGGAGAGGGCCCGGGCCGCCGAAATGCCGCGCAAGTCGCCCTTGACCAGGGTCACCTGGGCGCTGTTCATGGCCACATCGGTGCCGGTACCCATGGCGATACCGACATCGGCCTTCGCCAGTGCGGGAGCATCGTTGATTCCATCGCCCGCCATGGCCACCACCCGGCCCTCGCGCTGCAATCGCTCCACCAACATGAGCTTGCCGGCCGGCGTGACCTCGCCATGCACCTCGTCTATGTGCAACCGGCGCGCCACCGCCTTGGCCGTCGTCAACCCGTCACCGGTGGCCATGACCACCCGCAGCCCCGCCCGGTGCAAGGCAGCCAGTGCATCCGCGGTCGTGGCCTTGATGGGATCGGAAACGGCGAGAAGTCCCGCGAGGCGGCCATCCACCGCGAGATGGATGACGCTCGCGCCTTCCCCCCGCAACGATTCCGCTTGCGCCATTAAGGGCGACACATCGGCGCCCGCCTGCGCCATGAGCACCGTGTTACCCAACGCGAGGGCTTTGCCTTCCACCGTGCCTCGAACGCCGGTGCCCGTGCTGGATTCGAACTGGCCGGCCTTGGAGAGCGGCAAGCTTCGCTCCCGCGCTGCCGCCACGATGGCCGCGGCCAAGGGATGCTCGCTGCCTTGGCCTAGGCTGGCGGCAAGCCGCAAAACCTCGTTCTCCGTGAAGCCTTCCACGGCGAGCGCGCGCTCGAAGGCCGGCTTGCCTTCCGTGAGGGTACCCGTCTTGTCCACGATGAGCATGTCGATCTTGCGCAGGTTCTCGATGGCCGCGGCGTCACGGAACAGCACGCCCTGTGTCGCACCGCGGCCCGTGGCGACCATGATGGACATGGGCGTGGCGAGCCCCAGTGCACACGGGCAGGCAATAATGAGCACGGCCACCGCGTTAATCAAGCCATACACCCAACTCGGTTCGGGGCCGAAAAAACCCCAGCCGAAAAAGGTGAGCAAGGCAATGCCCACGACCGTGATGACGAAGTAACCCGCCACTTTATCGGCCATGCGCTGCATCGGCGCCTTTGAGCGCTGGGCCTGGGCGACCAGTTGCACGATCTGAGCGAGCATGGTGGTGGAGCCCACTCTCTCGGAGCGAATCACCAACGCTCCGGTGGTATTGAGGGTCGCGCCGATCACCTTGTCGCCAGGCCGCTTGGTGACTGGTAGCGGTTCGCCTGTCAGCATGGATTCATCGACCGCGCTGCTACCCTCGGACACGACGCCATCGGCTGGCACCTTCTCTCCTGGACGAATGCGCAGCAGGTCGCCCACGTGAACATGAGCCAGCGGCACATCCTCCTCGGTACCGTCAGCGCGTATACGCCGGGCGGTTTTCGGCGCCAGTCCGAGCAACGACTTGATCGCAGCCGTGGTCCGCGAGCGTGCCTTGAGTTCAAGCACCTGGCCCAGCAAGGTCAGCGAAATGATCACCGCCGCGGCTTCGAAGTACACGGCCACACGCCCCATCGACACGAAGGAAGACGGGAATATCCCAGGCGCCACGGTGGCGGCCACGCTATAGACGAACGCCGCGCCCGTGCCCAACCCGATCAGCGTCCACATATTCGGGCTGCGGTTGACCACGGATTTCCAACCCCTCACGAAGAAAGGCCAGCCCGCCCATAGGACAATAGGAATGGAAAGGGCCAGCTCGATCCAGCTCTGGGTGCTCATGGAGAACCAACCGAAGCGGTGGCCAAACATTCCCAAAACGAATACCACGACAGTGAGTGGCAGCGTCCACCAAAAGCGCCGCCGAAAATCCTTCAGCTCCGGGTTTTGCTCCTCCTCCAGGCTGGGCATTTCTGGCTCCAGCGCCATGCCGCATTTCGGGCAGGT
This region includes:
- a CDS encoding heavy metal translocating P-type ATPase, whose translation is MEHGHTHAGVQKREGSLHHASGKTPAPQSLVDPVCGMTVTKEPPHRHEYQERSYYFCSAGCKSKFSANPDRYLGTKEQVAVAPAAMDAAPAGTIYTCPMHPEIRQERPGTCPKCGMALEPEMPSLEEEQNPELKDFRRRFWWTLPLTVVVFVLGMFGHRFGWFSMSTQSWIELALSIPIVLWAGWPFFVRGWKSVVNRSPNMWTLIGLGTGAAFVYSVAATVAPGIFPSSFVSMGRVAVYFEAAAVIISLTLLGQVLELKARSRTTAAIKSLLGLAPKTARRIRADGTEEDVPLAHVHVGDLLRIRPGEKVPADGVVSEGSSAVDESMLTGEPLPVTKRPGDKVIGATLNTTGALVIRSERVGSTTMLAQIVQLVAQAQRSKAPMQRMADKVAGYFVITVVGIALLTFFGWGFFGPEPSWVYGLINAVAVLIIACPCALGLATPMSIMVATGRGATQGVLFRDAAAIENLRKIDMLIVDKTGTLTEGKPAFERALAVEGFTENEVLRLAASLGQGSEHPLAAAIVAAARERSLPLSKAGQFESSTGTGVRGTVEGKALALGNTVLMAQAGADVSPLMAQAESLRGEGASVIHLAVDGRLAGLLAVSDPIKATTADALAALHRAGLRVVMATGDGLTTAKAVARRLHIDEVHGEVTPAGKLMLVERLQREGRVVAMAGDGINDAPALAKADVGIAMGTGTDVAMNSAQVTLVKGDLRGISAARALSEATVANMKQNLGFAFIYNALGVPIAAGLLYPFTGWLLSPLIAALAMSFSSVSVISNALRLRKGK